In Desulfuromonas thiophila, the DNA window CTCGGTTAAGGCGGGACAGGAAAGAGATACTAGAAATCAAGAGCCGCTTTCTTGCTGGCCAACCCCTTCCTAAGGGTATTCTTCCCGACCCCATTCGGCGTTCATGGCAGAGGTGCCGGGAAAAGAATCTGGATATCGCACGCCATCCGAATGAGATATCCAGAGTGTCCCAGGGGGCGGTTGACAGATTCCTGGAACGCAGCAAGGAGCTTTTCATTTATGCCGAGCCTGTCATGTCAGAGCTTCAGGAACAGATTTCGGCAACGCACAGCGCTGTGGTTCTTTGTGATGCCAACGGGGTGGTTCTGCATGCCAGCGGAGATCCTGCCTTTATCGACAAAACCCACCATTTAAACCTGCAACCCGGGGGCATCTGGACCGAGGAAGCCATCGGCACCAACGCCATCGGGACGGCTCTGGTAGAGCGGGTTCCGGTCTCGGTTCACAGTAGTGAGCATTTTCTTATTGCCAACCAGCAGATTAGCTGTTCAGCGGCACCGATCTTCGATGCTTACGAAAAAATTGTCGGCGTGCTGGATGTTTCCAGCGACTGTGGAGTCGACCATCGCCATACCCTGGCCCTGGTCTGTATGTCGGCACAGATCATCGAGAACCAGATTTTTGCTAGCAGCTGTAAGGGCTCAATTCTCCTTCATTTCCATCTGAGACCTGAATTTATCGGTACTCTTTATGGGGGAATTGTTGCCATCTCACCAAGCGGAAAACTGCTGGCCTGTAACCGCTTTGCACGTGCAATTCTGGGTTTGGAAAGCTCTTCCTTGATTGGCCAGGATATCCATGCGCTGTTCACTTTTTCTCCGGCGCAGTTCGCTTCACACCTGAATGATCTCACGGCGCAAGCAATTAGAATTCAGCTACATAATGGCTCAACGCTTTTCGGCCGTTTCCAGTTTGCTGCGGAATCTGCGTGGTCCACCATCTCGTCGGCAGACAAGCAGCAGAAGGTCAAGTCTGTGTCTGACGCCAGCCGTGAAACGAAGCATCTTGATGCCCTCAACCACGGTGATCCGGTGCTTGAAATGGCTATAAAAAAGGCCAAGAAAATCATCAATTATGATATCCCGTTGATTATTCAAGGCGAATCTGGTAGCGGCAAGGAGATGTTTGCCAAAGCGTTCCACGAGGAAAGCCTGCGCCGTAACAAGCCTTTTGTTGCACTCAATTGTGCCGCCATTCCGGAGAATCTGATTGAATCAGAGTTGTTCGGCTATTGTG includes these proteins:
- a CDS encoding sigma-54-dependent Fis family transcriptional regulator, translating into MTRLRRDRKEILEIKSRFLAGQPLPKGILPDPIRRSWQRCREKNLDIARHPNEISRVSQGAVDRFLERSKELFIYAEPVMSELQEQISATHSAVVLCDANGVVLHASGDPAFIDKTHHLNLQPGGIWTEEAIGTNAIGTALVERVPVSVHSSEHFLIANQQISCSAAPIFDAYEKIVGVLDVSSDCGVDHRHTLALVCMSAQIIENQIFASSCKGSILLHFHLRPEFIGTLYGGIVAISPSGKLLACNRFARAILGLESSSLIGQDIHALFTFSPAQFASHLNDLTAQAIRIQLHNGSTLFGRFQFAAESAWSTISSADKQQKVKSVSDASRETKHLDALNHGDPVLEMAIKKAKKIINYDIPLIIQGESGSGKEMFAKAFHEESLRRNKPFVALNCAAIPENLIESELFGYCDGAFTGARKTGYAGKIKQADGGTLFLDEIGDMPLNLQVRLLRVLQERSVTPLGGTKSLVVDLRIVCATNKRLFDEVKAGRFREDLYYRLNGLVIELPPLRKRQDKLRLAQKILEQDRKHVPVEFSNQVLNLFVQHNWPGNIRQMVNVIRTALALSDGNNQIRLEHLPDDFLQQSENKTELANSEKSATCCLKTQGDFLIHQTLRQENGNMSAAASKLGISRSTLYRKMKALGNVIN